In Flavobacteriales bacterium, a single window of DNA contains:
- a CDS encoding ABC transporter ATP-binding protein, giving the protein MKDVSFEIKRGDRVGIIGPNGSGKSTLLKILAGITKPTSGEVEIFGRVGSILDIGAGFHPELSGRENVFLNGQLHGFSKKEIRSKFNEIVDFSGIERFIDEPVKNYSNGMFLRLAFSIMAHLDFDVYLFDEVFSVGDAEFNMKCGAKFEEFAAHGKTMLSVSHNINELLNQGDYILMDKGRIRERTKKKSVLSDYLERALILGGVNVNNQLTVVNDFSAYPDSKDIQVLKVLCCQDPATGDVFRTDKAFVFNVEYLKINDEDTIDVLLNVLDSSGKVIVTSTPFISGNFDSVKTKGKFTCTCIIPPMFFNAQVYHVSFLFFKNLGSNVDHHVSSTNDLDPFTNEDNVSVVYVMDRVIAFKPTLHIPNLNFDPNIVLNTQVGLLPSFQWSISSD; this is encoded by the coding sequence TTGAAGGACGTTTCTTTTGAAATAAAGCGAGGCGATAGGGTAGGTATCATTGGGCCAAATGGAAGTGGGAAAAGTACGTTACTCAAAATACTTGCTGGCATAACCAAACCTACAAGTGGTGAAGTTGAAATTTTCGGTAGAGTAGGAAGCATACTCGATATTGGGGCTGGTTTCCACCCAGAACTGAGCGGGAGAGAAAACGTTTTTCTCAACGGTCAGTTACATGGGTTTTCCAAGAAGGAGATTCGGAGTAAGTTCAATGAGATTGTTGATTTCAGTGGCATCGAAAGGTTCATAGACGAACCTGTTAAGAACTACTCCAACGGAATGTTCCTTCGCCTAGCTTTTAGCATTATGGCTCATTTGGACTTTGATGTGTATCTGTTTGATGAAGTGTTCAGTGTTGGAGATGCTGAGTTCAACATGAAATGCGGAGCTAAATTCGAGGAATTCGCAGCCCATGGCAAAACGATGCTTTCCGTCAGTCACAATATCAACGAGTTATTGAATCAAGGCGATTACATTTTGATGGATAAGGGGAGGATAAGGGAGCGAACAAAAAAGAAAAGTGTCTTATCCGATTACCTTGAGCGTGCCCTTATCCTAGGAGGAGTAAATGTGAATAATCAGTTGACTGTTGTCAATGACTTTTCAGCTTATCCTGATTCAAAAGATATTCAAGTTCTTAAGGTTCTTTGCTGTCAAGATCCAGCAACAGGAGATGTTTTTAGAACGGACAAAGCATTTGTTTTTAATGTAGAATATCTAAAAATTAATGATGAGGACACCATAGATGTTCTTCTCAATGTTTTGGATTCAAGCGGCAAAGTGATTGTGACGTCTACACCTTTCATTTCAGGAAACTTTGATTCAGTTAAAACCAAGGGAAAATTCACATGCACATGCATTATACCCCCTATGTTCTTTAATGCGCAAGTGTACCATGTCAGTTTTCTCTTCTTTAAGAACTTGGGGAGTAATGTTGATCATCACGTTTCAAGTACGAATGATCTTGATCCATTTACAAATGAGGACAACGTCTCGGTTGTCTACGTGATGGATAGAGTCATTGCTTTTAAGCCAACACTTCATATACCTAATTTAAATTTCGACCCGAATATTGTTTTAAATACTCAAGTTGGACTTTTACCTTCTTTTCAATGGAGCATCAGTAGCGATTAA
- a CDS encoding ABC transporter permease, producing MVFAIRDLKVKYAQTSLGIAWSVIQPLTALVIFTFFFEYLLDMSSGKLPFTLYVLSGLLGWNFFTYVFTAGSHSIQESSSLIRKIYFPKAILPLSKVAVAGVEMIVSSVILIPLMVYFGVPLSVNVILLPFVWLFNTLCGLALVFWLGAFAIKRRDLFHLVPFLVYFGIWLTPVFFSANLIPERISFVLDYNPMANVLDLWRWSLFGTGQLKLIYLINFLIVLSLFASGMYAFSRKEGDFSDN from the coding sequence ATGGTGTTCGCAATCCGCGATCTGAAGGTAAAGTATGCCCAGACTTCGTTGGGAATTGCTTGGAGCGTGATCCAGCCATTGACAGCACTTGTGATATTCACATTTTTTTTTGAATATCTGCTAGATATGAGTTCTGGTAAATTGCCGTTTACGCTTTATGTGTTAAGTGGTTTGCTTGGATGGAACTTCTTTACTTATGTCTTTACGGCTGGATCTCACAGCATTCAAGAATCTTCTAGTTTGATAAGGAAAATTTATTTTCCAAAAGCGATTTTACCCCTTTCTAAAGTTGCTGTGGCAGGTGTAGAAATGATTGTCAGTTCGGTAATTCTTATCCCGCTTATGGTCTACTTTGGTGTTCCACTTTCTGTAAATGTCATTTTGTTGCCCTTTGTCTGGTTATTCAATACTCTCTGCGGTTTGGCATTGGTGTTCTGGCTCGGTGCATTCGCAATCAAAAGACGTGATCTGTTTCATCTCGTGCCGTTTTTGGTTTACTTCGGTATTTGGCTTACACCTGTTTTTTTCTCCGCCAATCTGATACCCGAAAGAATATCATTTGTTCTGGACTATAATCCTATGGCCAACGTATTGGACCTTTGGAGATGGTCTTTATTTGGAACAGGCCAACTGAAGCTGATTTATCTAATCAATTTTTTGATTGTGCTTAGCTTATTTGCTTCAGGTATGTACGCATTCAGTAGGAAGGAAGGAGATTTCAGCGACAATTAA
- a CDS encoding glycosyltransferase codes for MSQQTDITVVIPVFNSVETLRPVYERTAATIAKLGKSFEVLFVEDGGPLESWNELKSIKKAYPDTVSLIRLGRNYGQNAATVCGITNARGGIVITMDDDLQTPPEEIGKLLEHYQHSDSAVVFGITPQQNNPFFKRLGSYMIKKIFDWVDGADIGSSFRLISPEMKEKLNKQAHDQLFLNQVIHWYTDEIGKVEVEHHSRNEGRSGYSFLGLTGIAIKLIFFYTDFPLRMMSVFGLLTSLICFGLGAYYIYEKIMIGTEAGFASIITAIFFATGLIILCLSILGAYISRIYADRIRKPVYSIKTRL; via the coding sequence GTGAGCCAACAAACCGATATAACCGTTGTAATTCCCGTTTTCAACTCGGTTGAAACGCTGCGTCCGGTTTACGAGCGGACAGCTGCTACCATCGCGAAACTTGGAAAATCGTTCGAGGTTCTGTTTGTAGAAGATGGCGGACCACTGGAAAGCTGGAATGAACTGAAATCAATTAAGAAAGCATATCCAGACACTGTTTCACTTATACGTTTAGGAAGAAACTACGGACAGAATGCTGCTACGGTCTGCGGAATAACCAATGCCAGAGGCGGCATTGTCATAACCATGGATGATGATCTTCAGACTCCTCCGGAGGAGATCGGAAAATTGCTGGAGCATTATCAGCATTCAGATTCAGCTGTTGTATTTGGCATAACACCACAGCAGAACAATCCATTCTTTAAGAGGCTTGGGTCTTACATGATCAAAAAGATCTTTGATTGGGTGGATGGCGCAGACATCGGTTCTTCTTTTAGACTGATTTCTCCCGAAATGAAGGAGAAATTGAACAAGCAGGCGCACGATCAATTGTTTCTTAATCAAGTGATCCATTGGTACACCGATGAAATTGGTAAAGTGGAGGTAGAGCATCATTCGAGGAATGAAGGTCGCTCTGGTTATTCCTTCTTGGGATTGACAGGAATTGCCATAAAACTTATTTTCTTCTATACCGATTTCCCATTGCGGATGATGAGCGTTTTCGGGCTTCTCACATCGTTGATATGTTTTGGATTGGGTGCGTACTACATTTATGAGAAAATCATGATTGGAACCGAAGCAGGATTCGCGTCCATCATCACTGCCATTTTCTTTGCAACAGGCTTGATTATACTTTGTCTCAGTATATTGGGGGCCTATATAAGTCGCATTTATGCAGATCGAATCCGCAAGCCTGTGTACTCTATAAAAACGAGACTCTGA
- a CDS encoding ketoacyl-ACP synthase III, translating into MPMLLGQGVRLVGLAAAVPNKREDNLELSSLSEKARKEIVNQVGIRFRHLARSSVTAADLCESAARPLLEKLAWNAEEVGILIFVSQTPDHIVPGSATQLQHKLGLAQSAMSLDINQGCAGYVYGMSVIVGMMKSFGIQKGLLLVGDTITKMVSPQDNSIWPIFADAGSATAFELDDAAADMQFKLGSRGEDFKAIHVSDGGFRMPINSDSLLPEIVSEGVIRQKNQLEMNGQAVFTFGLSTVASSISDLLIEVDVQPSALDYLVLHQANQLLNNSIVRKTGFRKEQAPSSLCDFGNTSCATIPVTLVSQLAEQLSTRQLRLMLSGFGVGLSWGNVILGTDKVAVLPMIYL; encoded by the coding sequence ATGCCAATGCTCTTGGGCCAAGGTGTGCGTTTGGTTGGGCTCGCTGCCGCGGTGCCCAATAAGAGAGAAGACAATTTGGAACTCTCATCCCTTTCCGAAAAAGCAAGAAAAGAGATTGTCAATCAGGTTGGAATACGCTTTCGGCATCTTGCCCGAAGTTCAGTTACGGCAGCCGATCTTTGCGAATCAGCCGCGCGCCCATTGCTCGAAAAACTTGCTTGGAATGCGGAAGAAGTTGGGATTCTGATTTTTGTAAGCCAAACACCTGATCACATAGTTCCTGGTTCGGCCACGCAACTACAACATAAACTCGGACTAGCGCAAAGCGCCATGTCGTTGGATATCAATCAAGGCTGTGCAGGCTACGTTTACGGCATGTCTGTAATCGTTGGGATGATGAAGTCTTTCGGCATCCAAAAAGGATTGCTTCTGGTAGGCGATACCATCACAAAAATGGTTTCCCCGCAGGATAATTCCATCTGGCCCATATTTGCCGATGCAGGCAGTGCAACAGCATTCGAGTTGGATGATGCAGCAGCAGATATGCAATTCAAACTTGGCTCGAGGGGAGAAGATTTTAAAGCCATCCACGTGTCAGATGGTGGTTTTCGAATGCCGATCAATTCTGATTCTCTGCTACCGGAAATCGTTAGCGAAGGCGTTATTCGGCAGAAAAATCAACTCGAAATGAACGGCCAAGCAGTGTTCACCTTCGGCCTTTCCACAGTCGCATCAAGCATTTCAGACCTTCTAATAGAGGTAGATGTGCAACCATCGGCACTCGATTACCTTGTGCTACATCAGGCCAATCAACTGCTCAACAATTCCATCGTTCGAAAGACAGGGTTCAGGAAGGAACAGGCACCAAGTTCGTTGTGCGATTTCGGTAATACGAGTTGCGCTACAATACCCGTCACTTTGGTGTCGCAGCTGGCGGAGCAACTATCAACCCGACAACTTAGATTGATGCTTTCTGGCTTCGGTGTTGGATTGTCGTGGGGTAATGTAATTTTGGGAACAGACAAAGTGGCTGTTTTGCCAATGATCTATCTGTGA
- a CDS encoding acyl carrier protein, whose amino-acid sequence MPASQSEFVEVFSSLFQDASTIGSQSKFRDLEEWSSMQALIVIAAIDEHYGVTIPEKDFRAAQTVADLYSLTLKP is encoded by the coding sequence ATGCCAGCAAGTCAATCAGAATTCGTGGAAGTATTCAGCTCCTTGTTTCAAGATGCGTCCACCATTGGATCGCAATCTAAATTCAGAGACCTGGAAGAATGGTCTTCCATGCAAGCGCTTATTGTCATTGCCGCTATTGACGAACATTATGGAGTAACCATTCCCGAAAAGGATTTTAGAGCAGCACAGACGGTTGCCGATCTCTACAGCCTAACCTTAAAGCCCTAA
- a CDS encoding sulfotransferase — protein sequence MAKRVRENSYKLPMRVLNALIGLLQVFGITPKRVDPDSITKKAKRRTGLSDLGDNMHRVGMEALTSSVNSAPVTDFGKLSSTGFGVDALSNRLMMIDYMKKHPEVADVKIERPVFIVGFPRTGTTLLQNLLHLSEDRRALQFWELTNPIPVSDNPEKDVAKRQRRTKMRLAVANFVVPEMKFIHEVRHDSLEECWSLFIPQFTVPNWEMTSRWPDYGKFINQHDMKPAYQEYKKFLQVMVHRVPDKKLILKCPDHMWHLDALLEVFPDACIVWTHRDPSRSIPSYCSLASLNWRLLYGQFEPTELGPYIEERFRQGIERGLAVRERVGDERFIDVNFRSLLHEPVEAVNRITSHFNITPVDEGKMDAYLKRDRPDDRGKHGYSADHYGLDVDSIKERFRSYIEKFGISAT from the coding sequence TTGGCCAAACGAGTAAGAGAAAATTCCTACAAACTACCGATGCGTGTGCTGAATGCGCTGATCGGCCTGTTGCAAGTGTTTGGCATTACGCCAAAACGTGTAGATCCGGATTCGATCACCAAAAAGGCCAAACGCAGAACAGGCTTAAGCGATCTGGGCGATAATATGCATCGGGTTGGGATGGAGGCACTCACCAGTTCGGTCAATTCAGCTCCCGTTACAGATTTCGGCAAACTCTCATCAACAGGATTTGGCGTAGATGCGCTATCCAATCGTCTGATGATGATTGATTACATGAAGAAACACCCAGAGGTTGCCGATGTTAAAATTGAGCGACCGGTTTTTATCGTTGGATTTCCCCGAACAGGAACAACGCTTTTGCAGAATCTGCTGCACTTGAGCGAAGATAGACGAGCGCTTCAGTTTTGGGAACTGACCAATCCAATTCCTGTTTCGGATAATCCTGAAAAGGATGTGGCAAAAAGGCAACGGAGAACTAAGATGCGCTTGGCAGTTGCCAATTTTGTGGTGCCAGAGATGAAGTTTATTCATGAAGTGCGACACGATTCGTTGGAAGAATGTTGGTCGCTTTTCATCCCTCAATTCACCGTTCCCAATTGGGAGATGACCAGCCGCTGGCCCGACTACGGCAAGTTTATCAATCAGCACGATATGAAACCCGCCTATCAGGAATACAAGAAGTTTCTTCAGGTGATGGTGCATCGCGTGCCCGATAAGAAACTCATCTTGAAATGTCCCGATCACATGTGGCATCTGGATGCGCTTTTAGAAGTTTTTCCCGATGCATGTATCGTATGGACACACCGCGACCCAAGCCGCAGCATTCCAAGCTATTGCAGCTTGGCTTCGCTCAATTGGAGATTGCTTTATGGGCAGTTCGAACCGACCGAATTAGGTCCGTATATAGAAGAGCGCTTCCGGCAAGGAATTGAGCGCGGATTGGCCGTGCGCGAGCGGGTAGGGGATGAGCGCTTTATTGACGTCAATTTCAGATCCTTACTTCACGAACCAGTTGAAGCCGTGAACAGGATCACTTCTCACTTCAACATCACTCCTGTGGATGAGGGTAAAATGGATGCATATCTGAAGCGAGATAGACCGGACGATAGAGGAAAACATGGCTATTCGGCCGACCATTACGGGTTGGATGTCGATTCCATTAAAGAGCGCTTCAGATCATACATCGAGAAGTTCGGAATCTCCGCAACCTGA
- a CDS encoding alpha-glucosidase produces MRAALFLLVFMQMELFVQAQSEGDEWWKSTTVYQIYPRSFYDTDGDGLGDLKGIIQKLDHVKELGFETIWISPFFKSPQKDFGYDISDYRSVAPEYGDMESCLQLIEEIHARNMKVVFDLVMNHTSDEHDWFKESASGKDNPKADWYVWKDGSGKDGKKAPNNWKATIGGSGWHWHEGRKQFYWASFLEFQPDLNYSNLEVKSAMLDVARFWLSKGVDGFRLDIFNSIYEDTSFHDNPSSLKVIPSEESPNGFFQKMKYNVNQEGSFRFASELRALVDSFQNPVRFMVGEVFGDVETTKKFCSYEGKNGLHTIFLFQTLSTPFKAKKWRKTVAHFEENFPEPFIPTYVFSNHDRRRSITPLGNDVRKAKLMALLQFTVRGIPFTYYGEELGIEKPTLPLKTGLDPLAQRYKSIPQFMVNWTGQSLNRDECRTPMLWDTTANAGFTSGRPWLPVADNFMEKNAEVEAKDPNSLLNFCQRVIQFRNEHPILQKGSLTIDEELSNGKLFAFYRELEGEKFLVLLNFSQHLRRLNSHQQQVLFSTHSDFEEPVLKPFEGRIIRMH; encoded by the coding sequence ATGAGAGCGGCTTTGTTTCTTTTGGTATTCATGCAGATGGAGCTGTTCGTTCAAGCTCAATCGGAAGGTGATGAATGGTGGAAATCTACCACTGTTTATCAGATCTACCCACGCTCTTTTTACGATACGGATGGAGATGGATTGGGTGATCTGAAAGGAATCATTCAGAAACTTGACCACGTGAAGGAACTTGGTTTTGAGACGATCTGGATATCGCCTTTCTTCAAAAGTCCGCAGAAGGATTTCGGATACGACATCAGCGACTATCGCAGCGTTGCACCCGAATATGGCGATATGGAAAGTTGTTTGCAGTTGATTGAGGAGATCCACGCTCGGAACATGAAGGTGGTTTTTGATCTGGTGATGAATCACACTTCGGATGAGCATGATTGGTTCAAGGAATCCGCTTCGGGGAAGGACAATCCCAAAGCAGATTGGTATGTGTGGAAGGATGGAAGTGGTAAGGACGGCAAGAAAGCTCCGAACAATTGGAAAGCAACCATTGGCGGAAGCGGTTGGCATTGGCATGAAGGTCGTAAGCAGTTCTATTGGGCCTCGTTCTTGGAATTTCAGCCCGATCTGAATTACAGCAATCTGGAAGTGAAAAGTGCCATGCTTGATGTGGCGCGTTTCTGGCTTTCGAAAGGCGTGGATGGTTTCCGCTTGGATATTTTCAATTCCATCTATGAGGACACATCCTTCCATGATAATCCGTCCAGTTTAAAGGTTATTCCTTCGGAAGAATCGCCTAATGGCTTCTTTCAGAAGATGAAGTACAACGTCAATCAGGAAGGAAGTTTCCGTTTTGCGAGCGAGTTAAGGGCATTGGTCGACTCGTTCCAAAACCCTGTTCGGTTCATGGTTGGTGAAGTGTTCGGAGATGTGGAAACCACTAAGAAATTCTGCTCTTACGAGGGGAAGAACGGCCTTCATACCATATTTCTTTTCCAAACACTCTCCACGCCTTTCAAAGCCAAGAAGTGGCGGAAGACCGTGGCGCATTTCGAGGAGAATTTTCCCGAACCGTTCATTCCTACTTATGTATTCAGCAATCATGATCGGAGGCGCAGCATCACGCCGTTGGGTAATGATGTGCGCAAGGCCAAACTGATGGCATTGCTACAATTCACCGTAAGGGGAATTCCGTTCACTTATTATGGCGAGGAATTGGGAATTGAGAAGCCTACGCTTCCGCTTAAAACGGGTTTGGATCCATTGGCGCAGCGCTATAAGAGCATTCCGCAGTTCATGGTCAATTGGACCGGGCAATCGCTAAACCGCGATGAGTGCCGAACACCCATGCTTTGGGACACCACGGCCAATGCTGGGTTTACCAGTGGCAGACCGTGGCTTCCAGTGGCCGATAATTTCATGGAAAAGAATGCGGAGGTGGAGGCCAAGGACCCCAATTCATTGCTGAATTTCTGTCAACGCGTTATCCAGTTCAGGAACGAACATCCGATTCTACAAAAAGGATCGCTAACCATTGACGAGGAGTTGAGCAACGGTAAGCTGTTTGCCTTCTATCGCGAATTGGAAGGGGAGAAGTTTCTGGTATTGCTGAATTTTTCCCAGCACCTTCGTAGGCTTAATTCACATCAGCAGCAGGTGTTGTTCTCTACTCATTCGGATTTTGAGGAGCCTGTACTCAAGCCATTCGAAGGTCGCATTATCCGAATGCACTAA
- a CDS encoding TlpA family protein disulfide reductase: MKRIAFLLVIGLVFVGSTSYAGGDEKGKTELQDKKVGINIGDIAPELKFKNPQGKEISLASLRGKVVLIDFWASWCRPCRMENPNVVSAYSKFSSKGFEIYGVSLDKSQDAWVEAIKADRLNWINVSDLGGWSSAGAATYGVRSIPGNFLLDANGVIVAKNLRGANLHAELQKLIK; the protein is encoded by the coding sequence ATGAAAAGGATTGCATTTTTACTAGTTATAGGTTTAGTTTTTGTTGGTTCAACTTCATACGCTGGAGGTGACGAAAAAGGGAAAACAGAACTTCAAGACAAGAAGGTCGGAATCAATATTGGTGATATTGCTCCTGAGCTTAAGTTCAAAAATCCGCAAGGAAAAGAAATAAGCTTGGCTTCTCTTAGAGGGAAAGTTGTTCTAATTGATTTTTGGGCTTCGTGGTGCAGACCATGCAGAATGGAGAATCCGAACGTAGTAAGTGCCTACAGCAAGTTCAGTTCTAAAGGATTTGAAATTTATGGTGTGTCTCTCGATAAAAGTCAGGATGCTTGGGTGGAAGCAATTAAAGCCGATCGTCTTAATTGGATCAACGTAAGCGATCTTGGTGGATGGAGCAGTGCAGGAGCAGCAACTTATGGAGTACGTTCTATTCCAGGCAATTTTCTGTTGGATGCGAATGGTGTGATTGTAGCGAAGAATCTAAGAGGTGCCAATTTGCACGCAGAGTTGCAGAAACTGATTAAGTAA
- the murA gene encoding UDP-N-acetylglucosamine 1-carboxyvinyltransferase has protein sequence MASFEIIGGNRLKGELVPQGAKNEALQILCAVLLTPEKVTISNIPNIRDVNKLIDLLRDLGVKVNQLSEDTYEFTADNVDLEHLHSEEYKKKGSGLRGSIMVVGPMLGRFGKGYIPQPGGDKIGRRRLDTHFIGFQKLGAKFEYLSDEQFYKVEASNLQGCYMLLDEASVTGTANIVMAAVLAKGRTTIYNAACEPYLQQLCNMLVRMGAKISGIGSNLLVIDGVDYLTGTEHRCLPDMIEIGSFIGLAAMTKSEITIKNVSYPNLGVIPTIFQKLGIQMELRGDDLYIPSQEHYAIESFIDGSILTIADAPWPGFTPDLLSIVLVVATQAKGSVLIHQKMFESRLFFVDKLIDMGAKIILCDPHRASVIGMDHQIALRGIQMTSPDIRAGVSLLIAALSADGKSTIHNIEQIDRGYQNIDARLNAIGANIKRL, from the coding sequence ATGGCATCATTTGAAATCATTGGCGGCAACAGATTAAAGGGAGAATTGGTTCCTCAAGGAGCCAAGAATGAAGCACTTCAAATTCTCTGCGCTGTGCTTCTCACGCCAGAGAAAGTGACCATTTCAAACATTCCCAATATCAGGGACGTGAATAAACTTATTGACCTTCTGCGCGATCTTGGCGTAAAGGTCAATCAACTTTCAGAAGACACATACGAGTTTACAGCCGATAATGTAGATCTTGAACATCTTCATTCAGAAGAGTACAAGAAGAAAGGTTCTGGACTTCGAGGTTCTATCATGGTTGTTGGTCCAATGCTTGGGCGATTTGGCAAGGGATATATCCCACAACCAGGTGGCGACAAGATCGGACGTAGAAGACTTGATACTCATTTCATCGGCTTTCAAAAGCTTGGCGCCAAGTTCGAATATCTGTCTGATGAGCAGTTTTATAAAGTTGAAGCAAGTAACCTACAAGGTTGCTACATGCTTTTAGATGAAGCTTCGGTAACAGGAACGGCAAATATTGTGATGGCTGCCGTTTTGGCAAAAGGCCGAACCACCATTTACAATGCTGCTTGTGAACCGTATCTCCAGCAGCTGTGTAACATGCTAGTTCGGATGGGTGCCAAGATATCAGGCATCGGTTCCAACCTGCTCGTTATTGATGGCGTTGATTATTTGACTGGAACAGAGCATCGTTGTCTTCCAGATATGATTGAGATAGGCTCGTTCATTGGTTTGGCCGCTATGACCAAATCAGAGATTACGATTAAGAACGTAAGCTATCCCAACCTTGGTGTTATTCCAACGATATTTCAAAAGCTTGGAATTCAGATGGAGTTGAGAGGCGATGATCTTTACATTCCTTCTCAAGAACATTATGCGATTGAATCGTTCATAGATGGTTCCATTCTCACCATTGCAGATGCACCTTGGCCAGGTTTTACACCTGATCTATTGAGCATTGTATTAGTTGTGGCCACCCAGGCAAAAGGAAGTGTGCTCATTCATCAGAAGATGTTTGAAAGCCGCCTGTTCTTCGTAGATAAACTCATTGATATGGGTGCGAAGATCATCTTGTGCGACCCGCACCGTGCTTCTGTCATAGGAATGGACCATCAAATAGCTTTGCGAGGAATACAGATGACCAGCCCAGACATCCGAGCTGGAGTATCGTTGCTTATTGCAGCGCTGTCCGCAGATGGAAAAAGTACGATTCACAATATCGAGCAGATAGACCGTGGATATCAGAATATTGATGCTCGGTTGAACGCCATCGGTGCCAATATCAAGCGATTATAG
- a CDS encoding DUF4290 domain-containing protein codes for MSLEFEIEYNTSREEMKIPEYGRNIQKMIEYAKTLADKNERNRAANSIIKVMGQVNPYLKANEDLTHKLWDHMFIISDFDFDVDSPFPKPVREDFETGPDKIPYPENEIVFRHYGRIVEQMIKTVADVEDEQERLKMGVGVANILKRAYLNWNRDSVENRVIIKNLRDMSGGKINLPDDTELAHSRDLVDGMQQMSNQPNRPRKGRTNNRKKKTGRRNPRT; via the coding sequence ATGAGTTTAGAATTTGAGATAGAATACAATACGTCCAGAGAGGAGATGAAAATCCCTGAGTACGGTCGTAATATTCAGAAGATGATTGAATATGCCAAGACACTCGCAGATAAAAACGAGCGTAATCGGGCGGCCAATTCCATCATCAAGGTAATGGGACAGGTAAATCCGTACTTAAAGGCAAATGAAGATTTGACCCATAAACTTTGGGATCATATGTTCATCATTTCTGATTTTGATTTTGACGTTGACTCTCCATTTCCTAAGCCAGTTCGTGAAGATTTTGAAACAGGTCCAGATAAGATTCCATACCCTGAAAATGAAATTGTATTTCGTCATTACGGTCGAATCGTGGAACAGATGATCAAAACGGTGGCTGATGTGGAAGATGAGCAAGAGCGTTTGAAGATGGGTGTTGGCGTTGCCAATATTTTGAAACGTGCTTATTTGAATTGGAACCGTGATTCTGTTGAAAACCGTGTCATCATCAAAAATTTGAGAGACATGTCTGGCGGGAAAATCAATTTGCCAGACGATACAGAATTGGCTCACTCGCGCGATCTGGTTGATGGAATGCAACAAATGAGCAACCAACCGAATCGTCCTAGAAAAGGCCGAACGAACAATAGGAAAAAGAAAACTGGTAGAAGAAATCCTAGAACCTGA